One stretch of Chryseobacterium sp. LJ668 DNA includes these proteins:
- a CDS encoding GH3 auxin-responsive promoter family protein, with protein MLNFFKKNAALIWAKKHVQKAHDCKQNAEKNQEKLLLSLVSTAEKTLFGREHRFENIRSTADFQKNVQIADYEDLKPYIEKVKRGQRNILWTGTPEYFAKTSGTTSGSKYIPISKEGMPYQVAGAQSALFHYISKKGNADFVNGKMIFLQGSPELEEVFGIKTGRLSGIVAHHIPNYLQKNRLPSWETNLIEDWETKVDKIVEETEKENMTLISGIPPWLIMYFEKLIEKSGKKIKQLFPNLQLIVTGGVNYEPYREKMEELLGGKVDIVQTFPASEGFFAFQDDYTKEGLLLLTNHGIFYEFILLEQYGKPDAQRLTLKEIELNKDYALILTTNSGLWAYSIGDVVRFIDKNPHRILVSGRTKHFTSAFGEHVIAFEVEEAMRATVEKFSAQITEFHLAPEVNPEEGLPYHEWFIEFEKEPENLDQFKNELDDQLRKRNTYYDDLISGNILQKLKISKLSKNAFQEYAKSEGKLGGQNKIPRLANDRKIADILKLYKI; from the coding sequence ATGTTAAACTTCTTCAAGAAAAATGCGGCACTTATCTGGGCAAAAAAACATGTGCAGAAAGCGCATGACTGTAAGCAAAATGCAGAAAAAAATCAGGAAAAACTGCTTTTATCGCTGGTATCAACTGCCGAGAAAACACTATTCGGGAGAGAACATCGGTTTGAAAACATTCGGTCTACAGCTGATTTTCAGAAAAATGTGCAGATTGCAGATTATGAAGATCTGAAACCTTATATCGAAAAAGTAAAAAGAGGACAGCGAAATATTCTGTGGACAGGCACTCCAGAGTATTTTGCGAAAACTTCAGGCACCACTTCGGGCTCAAAATACATTCCGATTTCAAAAGAAGGAATGCCTTATCAGGTTGCAGGAGCACAAAGTGCATTATTTCATTATATATCCAAAAAAGGAAACGCCGATTTCGTCAACGGAAAAATGATTTTCCTGCAGGGAAGTCCGGAGCTGGAAGAAGTTTTCGGAATTAAAACAGGCCGACTTTCCGGAATTGTGGCGCATCATATTCCCAATTATCTTCAAAAAAACCGTCTTCCAAGTTGGGAAACCAATCTGATAGAAGACTGGGAGACAAAAGTCGACAAAATAGTCGAAGAAACAGAAAAGGAAAACATGACCTTGATTTCCGGAATCCCGCCGTGGCTCATTATGTATTTTGAAAAACTAATTGAGAAAAGCGGTAAAAAGATCAAACAGCTTTTCCCTAATCTTCAGCTGATTGTAACCGGTGGCGTCAATTACGAGCCCTATCGCGAAAAAATGGAAGAACTTTTGGGCGGAAAAGTAGACATCGTTCAGACATTTCCGGCATCAGAAGGTTTCTTTGCTTTTCAGGATGATTATACCAAAGAAGGGCTTTTGCTTCTGACCAATCACGGGATTTTCTATGAGTTTATTCTTTTGGAACAATATGGAAAACCAGATGCCCAACGATTGACATTAAAAGAAATTGAACTTAATAAAGATTATGCTTTAATTTTAACAACAAATTCAGGATTGTGGGCCTATTCTATCGGTGATGTCGTAAGATTTATTGATAAAAATCCCCACAGAATTCTGGTAAGCGGAAGAACCAAACATTTTACCTCAGCGTTTGGCGAGCATGTTATTGCTTTTGAAGTAGAAGAAGCTATGAGGGCGACAGTTGAGAAATTTTCCGCTCAGATTACAGAATTCCACCTTGCTCCCGAAGTAAATCCTGAAGAAGGACTTCCCTACCATGAATGGTTTATAGAATTTGAAAAAGAACCTGAAAATTTAGATCAATTTAAAAATGAGCTAGATGATCAGCTGAGAAAACGCAATACATATTATGATGATTTGATTTCAGGAAATATTCTTCAAAAATTAAAAATTAGTAAACTTTCTAAAAATGCATTTCAGGAATATGCAAAATCTGAAGGTAAGCTGGGTGGTCAGAATAAAATTCCGAGGTTGGCAAATGACAGAAAAATTGCAGATATTTTGAAATTGTATAAAATTTAG
- a CDS encoding MFS transporter yields the protein MISLQPLKILENIEFRNLLTGRFFIVLAFRMLATLLGWWVYQLTKDPFSIGLIGLSEVIPAVSCALYAGHVIDMNEKKKLLLVCTYLYVFLIGLLLIPAFYNKELHFSGHEITYYIYGVIFFTGIVRAFIGPIVPSMIPKIVQKVNLPSAITLNQGTFLISSVCGHAAGGFLIGLVGVKWTLIVIISLISVASIFFWQLNKQFSEHKKDEIKVFESMREGISYIFKTKEILGALCLDMFAVLFGGAVAMIPVFATDILKSGAEGFGLLNAASDIGSMIIIMTLSVIPLRKNQGKILLCVVAGFGLCIIGFGLSQYYWLSFMFLVLSGMLDGISVVIRGTIVQLKTPDHIRGRVLSVNSIFIMSSNEMGQFESGLAAKLMGVVRSVVFGGSMTLLIALVVAGTNHKLRRMQY from the coding sequence ATGATTTCTCTTCAGCCGCTTAAAATCTTAGAAAATATAGAATTCAGAAATCTTCTTACAGGGAGATTTTTTATTGTCTTAGCATTCAGAATGCTTGCTACACTACTCGGATGGTGGGTTTATCAATTGACTAAAGACCCATTTTCTATCGGATTAATCGGGCTTTCTGAAGTCATTCCTGCCGTAAGCTGTGCTCTTTATGCTGGTCACGTTATCGATATGAATGAAAAGAAAAAGCTGTTGCTGGTCTGCACATATCTCTATGTTTTTCTTATCGGGCTATTGCTCATTCCTGCTTTTTATAATAAGGAGCTTCATTTTTCAGGACACGAAATCACTTATTACATTTACGGCGTTATTTTTTTTACGGGAATTGTAAGAGCGTTTATCGGTCCGATTGTTCCATCAATGATTCCAAAAATTGTTCAGAAAGTAAATTTACCAAGCGCTATCACACTCAATCAGGGTACTTTTTTAATTTCTTCGGTCTGCGGGCATGCTGCAGGGGGATTTTTAATTGGCTTGGTTGGAGTCAAATGGACCTTGATTGTTATCATCTCTTTGATTTCTGTTGCATCTATTTTCTTCTGGCAGCTGAATAAACAGTTTTCAGAGCATAAAAAAGATGAGATAAAAGTTTTCGAGAGCATGCGTGAAGGAATTTCTTATATTTTTAAAACGAAAGAGATCCTGGGAGCACTTTGTTTAGATATGTTTGCGGTACTTTTCGGTGGTGCAGTTGCGATGATTCCTGTTTTTGCAACCGATATTCTCAAATCAGGTGCTGAAGGTTTCGGATTACTTAATGCAGCATCAGATATTGGCTCGATGATTATCATTATGACGCTATCTGTCATTCCTTTAAGAAAAAACCAGGGCAAAATTTTACTTTGTGTAGTGGCCGGATTTGGGCTCTGCATTATCGGTTTCGGGCTCTCTCAATATTACTGGCTGTCTTTTATGTTTCTGGTTTTAAGCGGAATGCTGGATGGAATTTCGGTGGTTATCCGAGGCACAATTGTACAGCTGAAAACGCCAGATCATATCCGTGGACGTGTTTTGAGCGTCAATTCTATTTTTATCATGTCGAGTAATGAGATGGGACAATTTGAAAGCGGTCTTGCTGCAAAATTAATGGGAGTTGTACGCTCGGTTGTATTTGGCGGAAGCATGACATTACTAATAGCATTGGTGGTCGCAGGTACAAATCATAAATTAAGAAGAATGCAATATTAG
- a CDS encoding T9SS type B sorting domain-containing protein — translation MKKTLLVFLLIFSQIFFAQSDCPTAITVCGNSGVSYTPSGPGNILEDLGGCLSTDEHYSVWYTFTIATSGTLTFIIDSNNDPDDYDFGVYGPNKTCGTLGAPLRCNYAGSNPLGTTGLTLTPPFTGYWSQYMDVIAGETYYLVVDNFSKSANGFSLTWGGTATLASPFNDPALITNPFITPGLPNANPASPNEVIICSNPATFNFSSLNAGIINGNTNFTVSYHLNTNDLLTGNSPITTPIAVNTTDTYYYSISYTDPVNPNNPVNKCKQTGSFKFKDGSIVATDDTLTECNNNNEGTAVFNLTDANVTTIANATKKYYSSMSDLNAGINEITNPYQYLSAGGSAYVLVTSQFGCKDVAEIKLNFFPVVVVTEATLRACFIESNPSTGLFNLTNANVTLQTGTTKKYYPSATDAINQTNEILNPTNYVAPNGVIYVRVTNGSGCYTVAKVTLVVIPPVYSTVLVDKVICIEDKTTLDAGPGFSAYEWSTGATTQTITNVGVGTYWVKLKTGDCTSMQKVKVFATEQPVVSNIEISNNNITVNVVGGTPAYQYSLDNVHWQDSNVFNNLNRGDHTVYVKDSYDCTPIEINILVPNLINVITPNGDGVNDVIDYSALANRSNLILTIFDRYGTKIHQADKTNGFKWDGTIAGKKVPTGTYWYSVTWNENNKNSTPIKFSGWVMVKNRE, via the coding sequence ATGAAAAAAACTCTACTCGTTTTTCTGTTGATATTCTCTCAGATATTTTTTGCTCAATCAGACTGTCCAACGGCTATTACTGTTTGCGGTAACTCTGGTGTATCTTACACCCCGTCAGGACCAGGAAATATTTTAGAAGATTTAGGAGGGTGCCTCTCTACAGATGAGCACTATTCTGTATGGTATACATTTACCATTGCAACTTCTGGAACTTTAACCTTCATCATTGATTCTAATAATGATCCTGATGATTATGATTTCGGAGTGTATGGCCCAAACAAAACCTGCGGAACCTTAGGTGCACCTTTACGATGCAACTATGCAGGATCTAACCCGCTGGGAACAACCGGATTAACCTTAACGCCACCATTCACAGGATATTGGAGCCAATACATGGATGTGATTGCCGGCGAAACTTATTATCTTGTTGTAGATAATTTCTCTAAAAGTGCTAATGGTTTTTCTTTAACATGGGGTGGGACTGCTACTCTTGCATCTCCATTCAACGATCCTGCTTTAATCACAAATCCGTTTATAACACCAGGACTTCCTAATGCAAATCCTGCATCACCAAACGAAGTTATTATCTGTTCTAATCCGGCAACTTTTAATTTTTCTTCATTAAACGCAGGGATTATCAATGGTAATACAAATTTCACCGTTTCTTATCATCTTAATACAAATGATCTGTTGACCGGTAATTCACCTATTACAACACCAATTGCTGTAAACACAACGGATACCTATTATTACAGTATTAGTTATACAGACCCTGTAAATCCGAATAATCCTGTTAACAAGTGTAAACAGACTGGTAGTTTTAAATTTAAAGACGGAAGTATTGTCGCAACTGACGATACATTAACCGAATGTAATAATAACAATGAAGGAACAGCTGTATTTAATTTGACTGATGCGAATGTAACTACAATTGCAAATGCAACAAAGAAATACTATTCATCAATGTCTGACCTTAATGCAGGCATTAATGAAATTACAAACCCTTATCAATATTTATCCGCAGGAGGATCAGCATACGTTCTTGTAACTTCACAGTTTGGCTGTAAAGATGTTGCTGAAATAAAGCTCAATTTCTTCCCTGTAGTTGTAGTAACGGAAGCAACCTTAAGAGCCTGTTTCATTGAATCAAACCCTTCAACAGGTTTATTTAACCTAACGAATGCCAATGTGACATTGCAGACAGGTACTACTAAAAAATACTACCCTTCAGCAACGGATGCAATAAATCAGACAAACGAAATTCTTAATCCTACAAATTACGTTGCCCCAAATGGTGTCATATATGTAAGAGTGACCAATGGAAGCGGCTGTTACACTGTTGCTAAAGTTACTCTTGTTGTAATTCCGCCGGTATATTCTACAGTTCTGGTTGACAAAGTGATCTGTATTGAAGATAAAACAACACTAGACGCAGGACCCGGATTTAGCGCTTACGAATGGAGCACCGGAGCAACCACTCAAACCATTACCAATGTTGGAGTCGGAACTTATTGGGTTAAGCTGAAAACGGGAGATTGTACTTCAATGCAAAAGGTAAAAGTATTTGCTACTGAGCAGCCTGTGGTTTCTAATATTGAAATCTCAAACAACAACATTACAGTAAATGTCGTAGGTGGAACTCCTGCATATCAGTATTCTCTAGATAATGTGCATTGGCAGGATTCTAATGTATTCAACAATCTTAACAGGGGTGATCATACTGTATATGTAAAAGATTCTTACGACTGTACACCTATAGAAATTAATATTCTTGTACCTAATCTCATTAATGTTATTACTCCAAACGGAGATGGTGTGAATGACGTAATTGATTATTCTGCATTAGCAAACAGAAGTAATTTGATTCTGACCATATTTGACAGATACGGAACAAAAATCCACCAGGCAGACAAAACAAATGGTTTCAAATGGGACGGAACAATAGCCGGGAAGAAGGTTCCAACCGGTACATATTGGTACTCTGTAACCTGGAACGAAAACAATAAAAACAGTACTCCAATCAAATTTTCTGGTTGGGTAATGGTGAAAAACAGAGAATAA
- a CDS encoding T9SS type B sorting domain-containing protein: MKKLLLFFILITSQLYFSQSDCTSAIPVCGNSNISYTPSGPGNVLEDLGGCLTDDENFSVWYTITVATSGTLAFTIDANINTTDYDFAVYAANATCAALGPPIRCNFAGSSPTGNTGLELIPTTSAYFEDYLDVVAGQTYFLVIDNFSNAANAGFSLNWEGTATLTSPFSDPTLTPNPFITPGVPAANPANPNEILKCALPMQFDFTTLTTGILNGNVNFTVTYHNTSNDAITGNSPLTVTTVDGTTIYYYRLKYQDPTNPNNPVNGCFLTGKFKFKQGNIVATDATITACNTNGFGTGTFNLTTANVFTDPTAIKKYYPTLNNLNAGTNEITNPTAYISTAPKTVFVKVTSVEGCTDIAEITLQFLPPLPVNNVSLFTCNNNNTGSGIFDLTAAIVYTGTNITKKYYLTLADLTAGINEITNPTAYTSTVPKKIYVKVINSAGCTGNGEITLVFYPTVIVNNATIESCFIPANISTAVFDLTAVNVTSQTGVTKKYYTTLANATAETNEIPNPSLYITTNGEAYIKVFNSDGCYSIAKVTLKVLPPVKSTVLKDKTICIEDRTTLDAGPGFDGYEWSTGATTQTIQGVPVGAYWVKLKTGKCFTLQQVNVYASQQPVIASLDITNNTITVNASGGTAPYEYSLDGITWQNSNVFNNLPRGENKIYVKDSFDCNPVIVQITIPNLVNAITPNGDNVNDVVDYSELAYKKDLIFTVYDRYGNKIYEADKMRNYRWDGTSSGKKILTGTYWYTITWTENDKTNTQTKYNGWIVVKNRE, translated from the coding sequence ATGAAAAAATTATTACTTTTTTTTATTTTAATCACATCACAGCTTTATTTTTCGCAATCAGATTGTACATCAGCAATTCCTGTCTGTGGAAACTCTAATATTTCTTACACACCTTCCGGACCCGGAAATGTTTTAGAAGACTTGGGAGGCTGTTTAACTGATGATGAAAACTTCTCTGTTTGGTATACTATTACAGTAGCTACTTCCGGTACATTGGCTTTTACAATTGATGCCAATATTAATACAACTGATTATGATTTTGCTGTTTATGCTGCCAATGCAACATGTGCAGCTCTAGGACCACCAATCAGATGTAATTTTGCAGGTTCTTCCCCTACAGGAAATACAGGATTGGAGCTTATTCCTACCACATCTGCATATTTCGAAGACTATTTAGACGTTGTTGCGGGACAGACCTATTTTCTGGTTATAGATAACTTCAGTAATGCTGCCAATGCCGGGTTTTCTTTAAATTGGGAAGGTACAGCTACCCTGACTTCTCCTTTTTCAGATCCTACTTTAACACCTAACCCTTTTATTACACCTGGTGTTCCGGCTGCAAACCCAGCCAATCCGAATGAAATTCTGAAATGTGCGTTACCGATGCAGTTTGATTTTACAACACTTACAACAGGAATTTTAAACGGAAATGTTAATTTTACAGTTACCTATCACAATACAAGTAACGATGCCATTACAGGTAATTCACCACTTACTGTAACTACCGTTGATGGTACAACTATCTATTATTACAGACTTAAGTATCAAGATCCTACAAATCCTAACAACCCTGTAAACGGATGCTTTCTGACTGGTAAATTCAAATTTAAGCAAGGTAATATCGTAGCTACCGATGCAACAATTACAGCATGTAATACAAATGGATTTGGAACAGGGACCTTTAATCTGACGACGGCTAACGTATTTACTGATCCCACTGCAATAAAAAAATATTATCCTACATTAAATAATTTGAATGCAGGAACTAATGAGATTACAAATCCTACAGCATACATCTCTACTGCACCAAAAACAGTTTTTGTAAAAGTGACTTCTGTGGAAGGATGTACTGATATAGCTGAAATTACCCTGCAGTTTTTACCTCCGCTTCCTGTCAACAATGTCAGTTTATTTACCTGTAACAATAACAACACAGGCAGTGGCATTTTTGATCTGACAGCAGCAATCGTATACACAGGTACAAATATTACTAAAAAATACTATCTGACTTTAGCTGATTTAACTGCGGGAATTAATGAAATTACCAATCCCACTGCATACACTTCTACAGTGCCTAAAAAGATCTATGTAAAAGTAATCAATAGTGCAGGCTGTACAGGAAATGGCGAAATTACCCTTGTTTTTTATCCTACGGTAATCGTTAATAATGCAACTATTGAATCTTGTTTTATACCAGCTAATATTTCTACAGCAGTTTTTGATCTAACAGCAGTAAATGTAACATCCCAAACCGGTGTTACAAAAAAGTATTACACCACTTTGGCTAATGCTACAGCAGAAACTAATGAAATACCTAATCCTTCATTATACATCACCACAAACGGTGAGGCGTATATAAAAGTATTTAATTCAGATGGGTGTTATTCTATTGCTAAAGTAACGTTGAAAGTTTTACCTCCTGTAAAATCTACAGTTTTAAAAGATAAAACCATCTGTATTGAAGACAGAACAACCCTTGATGCAGGGCCAGGATTTGATGGTTACGAATGGAGCACAGGCGCGACAACGCAGACCATTCAGGGCGTTCCTGTGGGAGCCTATTGGGTAAAGCTAAAGACTGGTAAATGTTTCACATTACAGCAAGTAAATGTATATGCTTCTCAACAGCCGGTTATTGCCAGCTTAGATATTACAAATAATACAATTACGGTAAATGCTTCAGGAGGAACAGCTCCTTACGAATATTCACTGGATGGTATTACTTGGCAGAACTCAAATGTATTTAATAATTTACCAAGAGGTGAAAACAAAATATATGTAAAAGATTCTTTTGATTGTAACCCTGTCATTGTCCAGATCACAATTCCAAACCTTGTCAATGCAATTACACCGAATGGTGACAACGTAAATGACGTGGTAGATTATTCTGAATTGGCATATAAGAAAGATCTAATTTTCACTGTCTACGACAGATACGGAAACAAAATCTATGAGGCCGATAAAATGAGAAATTACAGGTGGGACGGAACTTCAAGCGGTAAGAAAATTCTTACAGGAACTTATTGGTACACCATCACATGGACGGAAAATGACAAAACCAATACACAGACCAAATACAATGGCTGGATCGTGGTAAAAAACAGAGAATAA
- the dnaB gene encoding replicative DNA helicase, which translates to MAQKETLSSLTQGNFARELSIADGKMPPNAIDFERLVIGTFLIDKKGLDHSIDLLTPEVFYDPRHAVIFEVILKLYEGNHPVDLMTVIQELKKTDKLSSAGGDHYIIELTMGVSSSAHIEYHVRVILEKYILRSLINVSANVIDTSYKESTDVFELLDKAEQSFFEITNGTIKKGFDTANSLVKQAIDTIKSLKDKEGISGVPSGFAGIDKETGGWQNSDLIIIAARPAMGKTAFLLSMARNIAVGHKIPMALFSLEMASVQLITRMIASETKISSEKLRKGQMSDEEWERLFSNVSELENAPLYIDETPSLSIFDFRAKCRRLVMQHGVRIIMVDYLQLMTASSGGKGVGNREQEIAMISRSLKAIAKELNVPVIALSQLSRTVETRPGKRPQLSDLRESGAIEQDADIVSFIFRPEYYKIAVWDNDEEGQESSTENQAELIIAKHRNGATADVRLSFMKHFAKFGDLDPYGNNDYGYPSAGAQSSEPSGFEKIKTTIQPGAAFDLPDNSKVSGSSMNDLDDEDDFPF; encoded by the coding sequence ATGGCGCAGAAAGAAACATTATCATCTCTTACCCAAGGAAACTTTGCCAGAGAATTGTCTATTGCAGATGGAAAAATGCCCCCTAATGCAATAGATTTTGAAAGATTGGTGATTGGTACTTTTTTGATTGATAAAAAAGGACTTGATCATTCCATTGATCTTTTGACACCTGAAGTTTTCTACGATCCAAGACATGCGGTAATTTTCGAAGTTATTTTAAAATTATACGAAGGAAATCATCCTGTCGATCTAATGACCGTTATCCAGGAACTGAAAAAAACCGATAAGCTCAGCTCTGCCGGCGGAGATCATTACATTATAGAACTTACGATGGGTGTAAGCTCATCTGCGCATATCGAATATCACGTACGGGTAATTCTTGAAAAATATATTCTCAGAAGCTTAATTAATGTATCAGCAAATGTTATTGATACGTCTTATAAGGAATCGACTGACGTTTTTGAACTTTTGGATAAAGCCGAGCAGTCTTTTTTTGAAATTACCAACGGCACGATTAAAAAAGGTTTTGACACGGCAAATTCATTGGTAAAACAGGCAATTGATACCATAAAATCTTTAAAAGATAAAGAAGGAATATCCGGAGTTCCTTCGGGATTCGCCGGAATTGATAAAGAAACCGGTGGCTGGCAAAATTCAGATTTAATTATCATCGCAGCGCGTCCTGCTATGGGTAAAACAGCATTTCTTCTCTCTATGGCAAGAAATATTGCTGTAGGGCACAAAATCCCGATGGCCTTGTTTTCTCTCGAGATGGCATCTGTACAGTTGATCACCAGAATGATTGCTTCAGAAACAAAAATTTCTTCAGAAAAACTAAGAAAAGGGCAAATGAGCGACGAAGAATGGGAAAGATTGTTCTCAAACGTTTCTGAACTCGAAAACGCTCCCCTGTATATTGATGAAACCCCTTCCCTGTCGATTTTCGACTTCCGTGCCAAATGCCGGAGACTGGTGATGCAACACGGTGTAAGAATTATCATGGTCGATTATCTTCAGCTGATGACCGCAAGCAGCGGTGGAAAAGGTGTAGGAAACCGTGAACAGGAAATTGCAATGATTTCTCGCTCGTTAAAAGCAATTGCCAAAGAACTCAATGTTCCTGTAATTGCACTTTCGCAGCTTTCAAGAACCGTAGAAACCCGTCCGGGAAAAAGACCCCAGCTCTCGGATCTGAGAGAATCCGGAGCGATTGAGCAGGATGCAGATATTGTATCATTCATCTTCAGACCGGAATATTATAAAATTGCCGTTTGGGATAACGATGAAGAAGGACAGGAATCTTCCACCGAAAACCAGGCCGAACTGATCATTGCAAAACACAGAAACGGGGCAACAGCCGATGTGCGACTCTCGTTTATGAAACATTTTGCAAAATTCGGAGATCTTGATCCGTATGGAAACAATGATTACGGATATCCGTCTGCAGGAGCACAATCATCTGAGCCAAGTGGTTTCGAAAAAATAAAAACCACTATTCAACCGGGTGCTGCGTTTGATTTACCTGATAATTCTAAAGTTTCCGGCTCTTCAATGAATGATTTGGATGACGAAGACGATTTTCCTTTTTAA
- the rnhA gene encoding ribonuclease HI: MRIEIYTDGACSGNPGKGGYGILMKVPEKNYQKTFSKGFRKTTNNRMELLAVITALEKLKSTENEIHVFTDSKYVSDAINQNWLAGWIKRGWKNVKNPDLWKRFVVLFNQYQPKMHWVKGHAGHFENELCDKLAVAAANSTDLEIDSFFENIDNNSLF, from the coding sequence TTGAGAATCGAAATTTACACAGACGGTGCATGCAGCGGAAATCCCGGAAAGGGCGGATACGGCATCCTTATGAAGGTACCCGAAAAAAATTATCAGAAAACATTTTCAAAAGGTTTTAGAAAAACCACCAACAACAGAATGGAACTGCTTGCTGTAATTACCGCTCTGGAAAAACTGAAATCTACCGAAAATGAAATTCATGTTTTTACAGACAGTAAATATGTTTCAGATGCTATCAACCAGAATTGGCTGGCCGGATGGATCAAAAGAGGCTGGAAAAATGTAAAAAACCCGGATCTCTGGAAACGCTTTGTTGTACTTTTTAATCAGTATCAGCCAAAAATGCATTGGGTAAAAGGCCATGCCGGTCACTTTGAAAACGAGCTTTGTGACAAGCTTGCTGTAGCCGCTGCCAACTCTACAGATCTTGAAATAGATTCTTTTTTTGAAAATATTGACAATAATTCTTTATTTTAA